The Toxotes jaculatrix isolate fToxJac2 chromosome 21, fToxJac2.pri, whole genome shotgun sequence genome includes a region encoding these proteins:
- the eif3c gene encoding eukaryotic translation initiation factor 3 subunit C produces the protein MSRFFATGSDSESEESSSADEITPKAPGTTFKQSLLLSDDEEDTKRVVRSAKDKRFEELTNLIKTIRNAMKIRDMAKCLEEFEQLCRAFLKSKNIVDKEGVPPFYIRLLADLEDYLNQLWEDKEGKKKMNKNNAKALSTLRQKIRKYNRDYEAEIASYKENPQESADEEEEKEPGDSGSSSESEAEAGDEGVSAKAFLKKKPEAAPEASKFLKSAKGSGDESSSSDEDDDDEDWGSDTIDSGSESSDEGEGKSASLAVVFLKKTQETEKSSEKKAGKKKKPKKKERLEEEAEEEGGEEVEGVWEKVKGGVPLVKEKPKMFAKGTEINTAVVVKKLNEILQARGKKGTDRAAQIELLHALAAIAAENNLGQGILVKIKFNIIASLYDYNPNLAAFMKAEMWKKCLDCIDELLDILFENNNIFIGENIAEDSENLGISDQPFRVRGCVLTLVERMDEEFTKIMQNTDPHSQEYVDNLKDEGRVCGIIDRLLTYLENKGSTEEICRIYLRRIMHTYYKFDYKAHRRSLGLQGESKSEQDQEESEGEDSAVIMDRLCKFIYAKDRTDRIRTCAILCHIYHHALHSRWYQARDLMLMSHLQDNIQHADPPVQILYNRTMVQLGICAFRQGMIKDAHNALLDIQSSGRAKELLGQGLLMRNMQERNAEQEKIEKRRQVPFHMHINLELLECVYLVSAMLLEIPYMAAHEFDARRRMISKQFHHQLRVGERQPLLGPPESMREHVVAASKAMKMGDWRTCHSFIINEKMNSKVWDLFPETQRVREMLVRKIQEESLRTYLFTYSSVYDSISMETLSEMFELEIPTVHSIISKMIINEELMASLDQPTQTVVMHRTEPTSLQNMALQLAEKLGSLVENNERVFDLKQGVYGGYFNRDQKGGYQQKQSYQRDQKGVYQQKQGGYQRGGYRNQNQSNY, from the exons GTCGTTGCTTCTtagtgatgatgaggaggacaCTAAGAGAGTGGTGCGCAGCGCCAAAGACAAAAG ATTTGAGGAGTTGACAAACCTCATCAAGACTATCCGCAATGCTATGAAAATTCGTGACATGGCCAAATGTCTGGAGGAGTTTGAGCAGTTATGTCGAGCCTTCCTCAAAAGCAAGAATATAGTGGACAAAGAGGGTGTTCCTCCTTTCTATATCCGTCTTCTGGCCGACCTGGAGGACTATCTGAACCAG ctttgggaggacaaagagggcaagaagaaaatgaacaaaaacaatgcaaaaGCCCTCAGTACCCTGCGTCAGAAGATCCGCAAGTACAACAGAGATTATGAAGCAGAAATAGCTTCATACAAGGAG AATCCACAGGAGTCtgcagatgaagaggaggagaaggagccaGGGGACTCTG GATCCTCTTCTGAGAGTGAGGCAGAGGCAGGCGATGAAGGCGTATCAGCCAAGGCCTTCTTGAAGAAAAAGCCTGAGGCTGCCCCAGAGGCCAGCAAGTTCCTCAAGTCTGCCAAGGGATCTGGG GATGAGTCCTCCTCTAgcgatgaagatgatgatgatgaagactgGGGCTCAGACACTATAGACAGTGGCAGCGAGAGCTCAGATGAAGGGGAGGGAAAGAGTGCTTCCCTGGCTGTGGTCTTCCTCAAAAA GACCCAGGAGACCGAGAAGTCCAGTGAAAAGAAGGccgggaagaagaagaagcccaAGAAGAAAGAGCGGctagaggaggaggctgaggaagagggaggagaggaggttgAGGGAGTCTGGGAGAAGGTGAAGGGAGGCGTCCCTCTGGTCAAG GAAAAGCCCAAGATGTTTGCCAAAGGCACAGAGATCAACACAGCAGTGGTGGTGAAGAAGCTGAATGAGATCCTGCAAGCAAGAGGCAAAAAGGGCACAGACAG GGCTGCCCAGATTGAGCTGCTCCATGCTCTGGCAGCCATCGCTGCTGAGAATAACTTGGGCCAAGGCATCCTGGTCAAGATTAAGTTCAACATCATTGCCTCCCTTTATGACTACAACCCCAACTTGGCAgccttcatgaag GCGGAAATGTGGAAGAAGTGCCTGGACTGTATAGACGAGCTGCTGGACATCCTTTTTGAGAACAACAACATCTTCATTGGAGAGAACATTGCAGAAGACAGTGAGAATCTGGGCATCTCTGACCAG cCATTCAGGGTGCGTGGATGCGTCTTAACATTGGTGGAGAGGATGGATGAAGAGTTCACCAAGATCATGCAGAACACTGATCCCCACTCACAAG AATATGTTGACAATCTGAAAGACGAGGGACGAGTCTGCGGCATCATTGACCGACTGCTCACCTACTTGGAGAACAAGGGCAGCACGGAGGAGATTTGCCGCATCTACCTGCGCAGGATCATGCACACCTACTACAAGTTTGACTACAAGGCCCACCGGCGCAGCCTGGGCCTCCAGGGAGAGTCCAAG TCCGAGCAGGACCAGGAGGAGAGCGAGGGGGAGGACAGCGCTGTGATCATGGACCGCCTCTGCAAGTTCATCTACGCCAAGGATCGCACCGACCGTATCCGTACCTGCGCTATCCTCTGCCACATCTACCACCACGCTCTGCATTCCCGCTGGTACCAGGCTCGCGACCTGATGCTGATGAGCCACCTTCAGGACAACATCCAGCACGCTGACCCGCCCGTACAG ATCCTGTACAATAGAACCATGGTCCAACTGGGCATCTGCGCGTTTAGGCAGGGCATGATTAAAGATGCCCACAATGCCCTGCTGGATATCCAGTCATCTGGCCGCGCCAAGGAGCTCCTGGGTCAGGGTCTGCTCATGAGGAACATGCAGGAGAGGAACGCCGAGCaagagaaaattgaaaagagaagaCAA gTGCCATTCCATATGCACATCAACCTGGAGCTGTTGGAGTGCGTGTACCTGGTGTCTGCCATGCTGCTGGAAATTCCCTACATGGCTGCCCATGAGTTTGACGCCCGCCGCAGGATGATCAGCAAGCAGTTCCATCACCAGCTCAGGGTTGGAGAGAGGCAGCCGCTTCTGG GACCCCCTGAGAGCATGAGGGAGCACGTGGTGGCTGCCAGCAAGGCCATGAAGATGGGAGACTGGCGAACCTGCCACTCATTCATCATCAATGAGAAGATGAACAGTAAGGTCTGGGACCTGTTTCCTGAGACCCAGCGAGTACGCGAGATGCTTGTCAG GAAGATCCAGGAGGAGTCACTGAGGACTTATCTGTTCACATACAGCAGTGTGTACGACTCCATCAG CATGGAGACACTATCTGAGATGTTTGAGTTGGAGATACCCACAGTTCACAGCATCATCAGCAAGATGATCATCAACGAGGAGCTGATG GCATCACTCGACCAGCCCACACAGACCGTTGTGATGCACCGCACAGAGCCCACCTCCCTGCAGAACATGGCTCTGCAGCTGGCTGAGAAACTGGGCAGCTTGGTGGAGAACAACGAGCGCGTCTTCGACCTCAAGCAGGGTGTCTACGGAGGCTACTTCAACAGAG ATCAGAAAGGTGGCTACCAACAGAAGCAGTCCTATCAGAGAG ATCAAAAAGGTGTTTACCAGCAGAAACAGGGGGGCTACCAGCGAGGCGGCTACAGAAATCAAAACCAAAGCAACTATTGA
- the prodh2 gene encoding hydroxyproline dehydrogenase, translating into MMMCSRLRPSLPHLLSLRLMGTAAPRMVAARHPNLCSETLAFEDPSAFRVKSLGELLRALGIFHLCSFPVLVNNCGKLMAIARTLLGRRGFSLLLRPTVYAQFVAGENEREISQSMEKMSLLGLRPMLAVPIEEDLGESTGEKRYDDNMEAMLECVRMSHSNAWSKDPMMQLKITALLSPELCVKLTTLIAQQPYDLNLLVRAMDGEPISFPGLDEREVAHFLCGLQRLNKIAEASVSKVRVLVDAEYTYMNPALTLVTMAMMKKFNKDGAWIWNTYQCYLKESRSLLLEALHLSKTEGFCLGVKLVRGAYMDKERKLAEKEGHVDPIHQCWEDTNDSYNGSLDVMLEVISQKPERYRIIVATHNEESVRRAAKRMEVLGIDKDGGSVCFGQLLGMCDHVSLTLAKEGYSVYKSVPYGSVEDTLPWSSLEHDLSFLWVLRYLQNL; encoded by the exons ATGATGATGTGCTCTCGTTTGCGGCCCTCACTCCCTCACCTCTTGTCGCTGAGGTTGATGGGTACTGCAGCCCCCAGGATGGTGGCTGCCAGGCACCCCAACCTTTGCTCAGAGACTCTGGCCTTTGAGGATCCCAGTGCCTTCAGGGTAAAGAGTTTGGGTGAGCTGCTCCGTGCTCTGGGGATCTTCCACCTCTGCTCCTTCCCTGTGCTGGTGAACAACTGTGGGAAG ctgATGGCCATAGCACGGACTCTCCTCGGGAGGAGGGGGTTTTCCTTGCTGCTGAGGCCTACCGTGTACGCTCAGTTTGTGGctggagagaatgagagagagatctCTCAGTCCATGGAGAAGATGAGCTTGCTGGGGCTGAGGCCCATGCTGGCAGTGCCTATCGAGGAGGATCTTGGAGAAAGCACCGG AGAGAAGAGATATGATGACAACATGGAGGCCATGCTGGAATGTGTGCGAATGTCCCACAGCAACGCCTGGAGCAAAGACCCAATGATGCAGCTGAAGATCACAGCCCTGCTCAGCCCGGAGCTGTGT GTGAAACTCACAACCCTCATCGCACAACAACCATATGACCTGAATCTCCTTGTGAGAGCTATGGATGGAGAG ccaatcagcttcCCTGGTTTAGATGAACGTGAAGTTGCCCACTTCCTCTGTGGTCTGCAGAGACTCAACAAAATAGCAGAG GCTAGTGTAAGCAAAGTCCGAGTCCTCGTTGATGCCGAGTACACTTACATGAACCCCGCCCTCACTCTTGTCACCATGGCGATGATGAAGAAGTTCAATAAGGATGGCGCCTGGATTTGGAATACATATCAGTGTTACCTGAAG GAGTCCAGGTCCCTCCTGTTAGAGGCTCTGCATCTGTCCAAGACCGAGGGTTTCTGTCTGGGAGTCAAGCTGGTACGAGGAGCCTACATGGACAAAGAGAGGAAGCTGGCTGAGAAAGAGGGTCATGTGGACCCCATCCACCAGTGTTGGGAGGACACCAATGACAG TTATAATGGCTCGCTGGATGTGATGCTCGAAGTCATATCCCAGAAACCCGAGCGCTACAGGATCATAGTCGCCACTCACAACGAGGAGTCAGTGAGACGAGCTGCAAAAAG GATGGAAGTGTTGGGGATAGACAAAGATGGCGGATCAGTGTGTTTTGGCCAGCTGCTGGGCATGTGTGATCACGTCTCCCTCACACTCG CTAAGGAGGGTTATTCCGTATACAAGTCAGTGCCTTATGGCTCAGTGGAGGACACACTCCCCTGGAGTTCCCTGGAGCACGACCTGAGTTTCTTATGGGTGTTACGATACTTACAAAATCTTTAA